In Microbacterium galbinum, a single window of DNA contains:
- a CDS encoding aldo/keto reductase — MRLFGVGAGAPDDRALAQGAEHPSAPIPIVGPGVGETIRVPLGETGLETFPLMLGAAEFGWNVDLETSHGILDRYIEFGGNAVHTADGFSGGRSEHIIGQWLRSRGLRDEVVLSARIGAHADNPGLGSVNLVRAVEGSLTRLGTERIDVLYLDATLDATTNLEDTLATVEWLVDAGKVAAVGAFGFAPERLVEARILASAGYPRIEVVDAPYNLIRRQSFEGDLRLVAGAQNLAVTPSHALEHGFLSGRHRNKSVASRGVRGEQLRGNLNRRGIRILRALDQIAEELSVPVAAVSIAWLLAQRSIVAPIVNTFAAEHVDELMQGAGVALSRAQLADLARAGT, encoded by the coding sequence ATGCGATTGTTCGGCGTAGGCGCAGGGGCCCCGGATGATCGCGCGCTCGCGCAGGGTGCGGAGCATCCTTCCGCCCCGATCCCGATCGTGGGTCCGGGGGTCGGCGAGACCATCCGCGTCCCGCTCGGTGAGACCGGGCTCGAGACATTCCCGCTCATGCTCGGCGCCGCCGAGTTCGGGTGGAACGTCGATCTCGAGACGAGCCACGGCATCCTCGATCGCTACATCGAGTTCGGCGGCAACGCCGTGCACACCGCCGACGGGTTCTCGGGCGGTCGCAGCGAGCACATCATCGGTCAATGGTTGCGGTCCCGCGGGCTGCGCGACGAGGTCGTGCTGAGCGCGCGCATCGGCGCGCACGCGGACAACCCGGGGCTCGGGTCGGTCAACCTCGTGCGCGCGGTCGAGGGGTCGCTGACACGGTTGGGTACCGAACGCATCGACGTGCTCTACCTCGATGCCACTCTCGACGCCACGACGAATCTCGAAGACACCCTCGCGACCGTGGAGTGGCTGGTCGACGCCGGCAAGGTGGCGGCCGTCGGCGCGTTCGGATTCGCACCGGAGCGTCTGGTCGAGGCGCGCATCCTCGCGTCGGCGGGCTATCCGCGCATCGAGGTCGTCGACGCCCCGTACAACCTGATCCGCCGCCAGTCGTTCGAAGGTGATCTCCGCCTCGTCGCCGGTGCGCAGAACCTCGCGGTGACCCCGTCGCACGCGCTCGAGCACGGATTCCTCTCGGGCCGCCACCGGAACAAGTCCGTCGCCTCCCGCGGAGTGCGGGGCGAGCAACTGCGAGGCAACCTCAACCGTCGCGGCATCCGCATCCTCCGCGCGCTCGATCAGATCGCGGAGGAGCTGAGCGTGCCGGTCGCCGCCGTCTCGATCGCCTGGTTGCTCGCCCAGAGGTCGATCGTGGCACCGATCGTCAACACCTTCGCCGCCGAGCACGTCGACGAGCTCATGCAGGGGGCGGGCGTCGCCCTGTCGCGCGCGCAGCTCGCCGACCTCGCGCGAGCAGGCACCTGA
- a CDS encoding dihydrofolate reductase: MTWVGLIWAEAAGDVIGAEGGMPWHVPEDLAHFKEVTLGAPVVMGRKTWDSLPERFRPLAGRENIVITRQQDWSAEGARRAATVAEAVRGQDRVWIIGGAEIFRQVIGDADRLEVTELDLEVDGDAYAPAKTGWRLVDEGEWLTSRTGVRYRFLGYER, from the coding sequence ATGACCTGGGTCGGCCTGATCTGGGCGGAGGCGGCCGGTGACGTCATCGGCGCCGAAGGCGGCATGCCGTGGCACGTTCCCGAGGACCTGGCGCACTTCAAGGAGGTCACGCTGGGTGCCCCCGTCGTGATGGGGCGCAAGACGTGGGACTCGCTGCCCGAGCGGTTCCGCCCGTTGGCCGGCCGAGAGAACATCGTCATCACCCGCCAGCAGGACTGGAGCGCCGAGGGTGCACGCCGAGCGGCGACCGTCGCCGAGGCGGTGCGCGGCCAGGATCGGGTCTGGATCATCGGGGGAGCCGAGATCTTCCGGCAGGTGATCGGTGACGCCGATCGGCTCGAGGTCACCGAGCTGGACCTCGAGGTCGACGGCGACGCGTACGCTCCCGCGAAGACCGGATGGCGCCTGGTCGACGAAGGGGAGTGGCTCACCTCCCGCACCGGCGTGCGCTACCGCTTCCTCGGATACGAGCGCTGA
- a CDS encoding OsmC family peroxiredoxin — MPVTSEATTTWTGSLAKGSGTVAFSSSKLGTFPIDWKARSEGSDTTTTPEELIAAAHASCFSMALAHALSENGTPPERVNASASVTFKPGVGITGSHLNVNAVVPGLSPEAFQEIAEEAKSGCPVSQALAGIDITLEATLA, encoded by the coding sequence ATGCCCGTAACCAGCGAAGCGACCACCACCTGGACCGGATCACTGGCGAAGGGCTCCGGCACCGTCGCGTTCTCGTCGTCGAAGCTCGGCACCTTCCCCATCGATTGGAAGGCACGCAGTGAGGGCAGCGACACCACCACGACGCCGGAGGAGCTCATCGCCGCCGCGCACGCGTCGTGCTTCAGCATGGCTCTGGCTCACGCGCTGAGCGAGAACGGCACCCCGCCGGAGCGCGTGAACGCGAGCGCATCCGTCACCTTCAAGCCGGGCGTCGGCATCACCGGCAGCCACCTCAACGTCAACGCGGTGGTGCCCGGGCTCTCCCCCGAGGCATTCCAGGAGATCGCCGAAGAGGCGAAGTCCGGATGCCCGGTCTCTCAGGCGCTCGCGGGCATCGACATCACCCTCGAAGCCACTCTGGCCTGA
- a CDS encoding SDR family NAD(P)-dependent oxidoreductase, producing the protein MPTALITGASAGLGAEFARQLARRRADLVLVARSEEALSSFAAELRSEFGVAVEVLPADLAIEEGVERVEQRLERADDPIDLLVNNAGFGLPLQFADNDIADEVRHLRVHVEASMRLMHAALQTMRGRGGRIINVASVAGFISRSTYSACKAWLIQFSRWANAEYARDGVSVTALCPGFTHTSFHERMGLAPGREGVPAIMWLDARDVVREGLRDAARGKSVSVPSLRYKVIVAVAGLLPRSVTAGIARRGRV; encoded by the coding sequence ATGCCCACCGCGCTGATCACCGGAGCGAGCGCCGGACTCGGGGCCGAGTTCGCACGTCAGCTCGCGCGGCGCCGCGCCGACCTCGTGCTGGTCGCGCGGTCGGAGGAGGCCCTGTCGTCGTTCGCGGCCGAGCTGCGCAGCGAGTTCGGTGTCGCCGTCGAGGTGCTTCCGGCCGATCTCGCGATCGAGGAGGGCGTCGAGCGGGTCGAGCAGCGACTCGAGCGCGCGGATGACCCGATCGACCTGCTCGTCAACAACGCCGGGTTCGGTTTGCCCCTGCAGTTCGCCGACAACGACATCGCCGACGAGGTGCGTCACCTGCGGGTGCACGTCGAAGCCTCGATGCGCCTCATGCACGCCGCGCTGCAGACCATGCGCGGTCGGGGAGGGCGCATCATCAACGTGGCCTCGGTGGCCGGATTCATCTCGCGTTCGACCTATTCCGCCTGCAAGGCGTGGCTGATCCAGTTCAGCCGGTGGGCCAACGCCGAATACGCACGGGACGGGGTCAGCGTGACCGCGCTGTGCCCCGGGTTCACCCACACGAGCTTCCACGAGCGGATGGGCCTGGCTCCGGGGCGCGAGGGCGTTCCGGCGATCATGTGGCTCGACGCGCGCGACGTGGTGCGCGAGGGACTGCGAGACGCCGCGCGCGGGAAGTCCGTGTCGGTGCCGTCGCTGCGGTACAAGGTGATCGTGGCCGTGGCGGGTCTGCTTCCGCGGTCGGTCACGGCAGGGATAGCTCGGCGCGGACGGGTCTGA
- a CDS encoding thymidylate synthase translates to MSAAVPTPYEDLLRDVLENGTHKSDRTGTGTTSVFGRQIRFDLSQGFPLITTKRVHFKSIAYELLWFLRGESNVRWLQENGVTIWDEWADDAGELGPVYGVQWRSWPTPAGESIDQLAEVIEQIRRSPDSRRLIVSAWNPADIPDMALAPCHALFQFYVADGKLSCQLYQRSADMFLGVPFNIASYALLTLMIAQQVGLEPGDFVWTGGDCHIYDNHIEQVTEQLTRDPYPYPTLRFARTPESIFDYTFEDFVVEDYQHHAPIRAAVAV, encoded by the coding sequence ATGAGCGCAGCCGTCCCGACGCCGTACGAAGACCTCCTCCGCGACGTCCTCGAGAACGGAACGCACAAGTCCGATCGCACCGGTACCGGGACGACGAGCGTGTTCGGACGGCAGATCCGCTTCGACCTGTCGCAGGGTTTCCCGCTGATCACCACCAAGCGTGTGCACTTCAAGTCGATCGCCTACGAGCTGCTGTGGTTCCTGCGCGGCGAGTCGAACGTGCGATGGCTGCAGGAGAACGGCGTGACGATCTGGGACGAGTGGGCGGACGACGCCGGGGAACTCGGACCCGTCTACGGCGTGCAGTGGCGTTCGTGGCCGACACCGGCGGGGGAGAGCATCGATCAGCTGGCGGAGGTCATCGAGCAGATCCGCCGCTCGCCGGATTCCCGTCGCCTGATCGTGTCGGCCTGGAACCCCGCCGACATCCCCGACATGGCCCTCGCGCCCTGCCACGCGCTCTTCCAGTTCTACGTCGCCGACGGCAAGTTGTCGTGCCAGCTCTACCAGCGCAGTGCCGACATGTTCCTCGGCGTCCCGTTCAACATCGCGTCCTACGCGCTCCTCACCCTGATGATCGCCCAGCAGGTCGGTCTCGAGCCCGGCGACTTCGTGTGGACGGGCGGCGACTGCCACATCTACGACAATCACATCGAGCAGGTCACCGAGCAGCTCACCCGCGACCCCTACCCGTACCCGACGCTGCGCTTCGCGCGTACGCCCGAATCGATCTTCGACTACACCTTCGAGGACTTCGTCGTCGAGGACTACCAGCACCACGCTCCGATCCGCGCGGCGGTCGCGGTATGA
- the dapB gene encoding 4-hydroxy-tetrahydrodipicolinate reductase, translating into MTTQVAIVGGTGKLGAIIHAVIDDLDGFEVSRILSSSSDLSELVGADLVIDASTPQVSIDVVRSAVEHGQNVLVATSGWSAERIALVRPLVEAAGTAAVFIPNFSLGSVLGSALAAAAAPFFDSAEIVEAHRETKIDSPSGTAVRTAELIAAARSEQGPVSAPHADQRARGQQVGSVPIHSLRRPGVIAKQEVVLAGPGESLTFTHDTVEPALAYAPGIRLAVPFARDATGVVVGLENMIDIGIRS; encoded by the coding sequence ATGACCACGCAGGTAGCAATCGTCGGCGGGACCGGCAAGCTCGGGGCGATCATCCACGCCGTCATCGACGACCTGGACGGGTTCGAGGTGAGCCGCATCCTGTCCTCGTCGAGCGACCTGTCGGAGCTCGTGGGTGCCGACCTGGTGATCGACGCGTCGACGCCCCAGGTGAGCATCGACGTCGTGCGCTCGGCGGTCGAGCACGGGCAGAACGTACTCGTCGCGACATCGGGCTGGTCGGCCGAGCGCATCGCGCTCGTGCGACCTCTGGTCGAAGCCGCAGGAACCGCCGCGGTGTTCATCCCCAACTTCTCGCTCGGTTCGGTGCTCGGTTCCGCTCTCGCCGCTGCGGCGGCACCGTTCTTCGACTCCGCCGAGATCGTCGAGGCGCATCGCGAGACGAAGATCGATTCGCCCAGCGGCACTGCCGTGCGCACCGCCGAACTCATCGCGGCCGCGCGTTCCGAGCAGGGGCCGGTGAGCGCCCCGCACGCCGATCAGCGGGCCCGAGGTCAGCAGGTCGGCAGCGTCCCGATCCACTCGCTCCGTCGTCCCGGCGTCATCGCGAAGCAGGAGGTGGTGCTCGCGGGCCCCGGCGAGTCGCTGACGTTCACGCACGACACCGTCGAGCCCGCCCTCGCCTATGCCCCCGGCATCCGCCTCGCGGTTCCGTTCGCTCGGGACGCGACGGGAGTCGTCGTCGGTCTCGAGAACATGATCGACATCGGCATCCGCTCATGA
- a CDS encoding histidine phosphatase family protein, whose amino-acid sequence MTHYIYLVRHGEHQDAEHGLADGPLSPRGQRQAELIADRLGGLPLDAVWHSPLLRANETARAIAARLPSVDPKPTSLLFDCVPTGMTEETPAAFEPFFGSITDAEIEAGGAQMYDAVNEFLVRKTGEVHEVLITHNFVISWFVREVLGAPEWRWMTLNQAHCGLTVIAQKQGRPWTLLNHNDTGHLPMELRTGIPDAIPV is encoded by the coding sequence GTGACGCACTATATCTATCTGGTCAGACACGGTGAACATCAGGATGCCGAGCACGGCCTGGCCGACGGACCCCTTTCCCCGCGTGGACAGCGCCAAGCCGAATTGATCGCCGACCGCCTGGGCGGACTCCCGCTCGATGCCGTCTGGCACTCTCCACTGCTGCGGGCGAACGAGACGGCACGGGCGATCGCGGCCCGCCTGCCCTCCGTCGATCCCAAGCCGACCTCGTTGCTGTTCGACTGCGTCCCGACCGGAATGACCGAGGAGACTCCGGCCGCGTTCGAGCCGTTCTTCGGATCGATCACCGACGCCGAGATCGAGGCCGGCGGCGCGCAGATGTACGACGCCGTCAATGAATTCCTCGTGCGCAAGACCGGCGAGGTGCACGAGGTGCTCATCACCCACAACTTCGTGATCTCGTGGTTCGTGCGCGAGGTGCTCGGGGCACCGGAGTGGCGGTGGATGACGTTGAATCAGGCCCATTGCGGTCTCACCGTCATCGCGCAGAAGCAGGGCCGTCCGTGGACGCTGCTGAACCACAACGACACCGGCCATCTGCCCATGGAGCTCCGCACGGGTATTCCGGACGCGATCCCGGTCTGA
- a CDS encoding thioredoxin family protein, which translates to MSPVVALAILAALVAFAVVIGAVAKRRDGRRRAGGALRFDAQDAVPAELGSKATLVQFSTEMCARCPQVRRMLRSYAEEGDGLRHVEVDLTHRPDLSSRYHVLQTPTTFLVDESGAVRSRFHGVPQRRALTEALASL; encoded by the coding sequence ATGTCTCCCGTCGTCGCCCTCGCGATCCTCGCCGCGCTCGTGGCGTTCGCGGTCGTGATCGGCGCAGTCGCGAAGCGTCGGGACGGACGCCGCAGGGCGGGCGGAGCGCTGCGATTCGATGCACAGGATGCCGTTCCCGCCGAGCTCGGATCGAAAGCCACGCTCGTGCAGTTCAGCACCGAGATGTGCGCCCGCTGCCCGCAGGTCCGCCGGATGCTGCGCTCCTATGCCGAGGAGGGCGACGGCCTCCGTCACGTCGAGGTCGACCTCACCCACCGCCCCGACCTCTCCTCGCGCTATCACGTGCTCCAGACGCCGACCACGTTCCTCGTGGACGAATCCGGCGCCGTGCGTTCCCGATTCCACGGCGTGCCGCAGCGACGCGCCCTCACCGAAGCCCTCGCCTCCCTCTGA
- a CDS encoding polyribonucleotide nucleotidyltransferase → MEGPEITATEAVLDNGRFGTRTIRFETGRLAQQAQGAVAAYLDGETMLLSATSAGKHPREGFDFFPLTVDVEERSYAAGKIPGSFFRREGRPSTEAILVCRLIDRPLRPSFVDGLRNEVQIVITVLSIAPGEFYDALAINAASASTQISGLPFSGPVAGVRLAFIPGQGEHADQWVAFPTAEQVSEAVFDLIVAGRVVTKADGTEDVAIMMVEAEATEGSWNLIKAGATKPDEAVVAQGLEASKPFIAQLVKAQAELAATASKEPGVYPVFPPYSSEVYDFVAGRAYDELVNVYQIADKTERQNADDAIKDRVKAELIAATEAGELPAGAPLEFSGAYKSVTKKIVRGRILTESVRIDGRGLADIRPLDAEVQVIPRVHGSAIFQRGETQIMGVTTLNMLKMEQQIDSLSPTTSKRYMHHYNFPPYSTGETGRVGSPKRREIGHGFLAERALVPVLPSREEFPYAIRQVSEALSSNGSTSMGSVCASTLSLLNAGVPLRAPVAGIAMGLVSDEVDGETRYAALTDILGAEDALGDMDFKVAGTSEFVTAIQLDTKLDGIPSSVLAGALTQARDARLTILNVLNAAIDAPDEMAPTAPRVISVQIPVDKIGELIGPKGKTINAIQDETGAQISIEEDGTVYIGATDGPSAEAARAQVNAIANPTNPEVGEQFLGTVVKIATFGAFVSLLPGKDGLLHVTEVRKLAGGKRVENVDDVLSVGQKILVKITKIDDRGKLSLEPVIDEAPAADAAPAEEAAAK, encoded by the coding sequence TTGGAAGGTCCTGAAATCACCGCCACCGAGGCCGTTCTCGACAACGGCCGCTTCGGCACCCGTACGATCCGCTTCGAGACCGGCCGCCTCGCGCAGCAGGCTCAGGGCGCAGTCGCCGCGTACCTCGACGGCGAGACCATGCTCCTCTCGGCCACCAGCGCCGGCAAGCACCCGCGTGAGGGCTTCGACTTCTTCCCGCTGACGGTCGACGTCGAGGAGCGCTCCTACGCCGCCGGCAAGATCCCCGGCTCGTTCTTCCGTCGCGAGGGTCGTCCCTCCACCGAGGCGATCCTGGTCTGCCGTCTGATCGACCGTCCGCTGCGTCCGTCGTTCGTCGACGGCCTGCGCAACGAGGTCCAGATCGTCATCACCGTCCTCTCGATCGCTCCGGGAGAGTTCTACGACGCTCTCGCGATCAACGCGGCATCCGCGTCGACGCAGATCTCGGGTCTCCCGTTCTCCGGCCCCGTCGCCGGTGTGCGCCTGGCGTTCATCCCCGGCCAGGGCGAGCACGCCGACCAGTGGGTCGCGTTCCCGACGGCCGAGCAGGTCAGTGAGGCCGTGTTCGACCTCATCGTCGCCGGTCGCGTGGTCACCAAGGCCGACGGCACCGAAGACGTCGCGATCATGATGGTCGAGGCCGAGGCTACCGAGGGCAGCTGGAACCTCATCAAGGCGGGCGCCACCAAGCCCGACGAGGCCGTCGTCGCCCAGGGCCTCGAGGCCTCGAAGCCGTTCATCGCGCAGCTCGTCAAGGCTCAGGCCGAGCTCGCCGCCACCGCGTCCAAGGAGCCGGGCGTGTACCCGGTCTTCCCGCCGTACTCGAGCGAGGTCTACGACTTCGTCGCGGGTCGTGCGTACGACGAGCTGGTGAACGTCTACCAGATCGCCGACAAGACCGAGCGCCAGAACGCCGACGACGCAATCAAGGACCGCGTCAAGGCGGAGCTCATCGCGGCGACTGAGGCTGGTGAGCTGCCCGCTGGCGCACCCCTCGAGTTCTCGGGTGCGTACAAGTCGGTCACGAAGAAGATCGTCCGCGGTCGCATCCTCACCGAGAGCGTCCGCATCGACGGTCGCGGCCTGGCCGACATCCGTCCGCTCGACGCCGAGGTGCAGGTCATCCCGCGCGTGCACGGCTCCGCGATCTTCCAGCGCGGCGAGACCCAGATCATGGGCGTCACCACGCTGAACATGCTCAAGATGGAGCAGCAGATCGACTCGCTGTCGCCCACGACGAGCAAGCGCTACATGCACCACTACAACTTCCCGCCCTACTCGACCGGTGAGACCGGCCGCGTGGGTTCGCCGAAGCGTCGCGAGATCGGGCACGGCTTCCTCGCCGAGCGCGCACTCGTGCCGGTGCTGCCGAGCCGCGAGGAGTTCCCCTACGCGATCCGTCAGGTCTCGGAGGCGCTCAGCTCCAACGGTTCGACGTCGATGGGCTCCGTCTGCGCGTCGACCCTCTCGCTGCTGAACGCGGGTGTGCCGCTGCGCGCCCCCGTCGCCGGTATCGCGATGGGTCTCGTCTCCGACGAGGTCGACGGTGAGACCCGCTACGCCGCCCTCACCGACATCCTCGGTGCGGAGGACGCGCTCGGCGACATGGACTTCAAGGTCGCCGGTACCAGCGAGTTCGTCACGGCGATCCAGCTCGACACGAAGCTCGACGGCATCCCGTCGTCGGTGCTCGCGGGCGCGCTGACCCAGGCGCGCGACGCGCGTCTGACGATCCTCAACGTCCTCAACGCCGCGATCGACGCGCCCGACGAGATGGCGCCGACCGCGCCGCGCGTCATCAGCGTCCAGATCCCGGTCGACAAGATCGGCGAGCTGATCGGCCCGAAGGGCAAGACGATCAACGCGATCCAGGACGAGACCGGCGCGCAGATCTCCATCGAGGAGGACGGCACCGTCTACATCGGCGCGACCGACGGCCCCTCGGCCGAGGCCGCCCGCGCTCAGGTCAACGCGATCGCCAACCCGACCAACCCGGAGGTCGGTGAGCAGTTCCTCGGCACCGTCGTGAAGATCGCCACTTTCGGTGCGTTCGTCTCGCTGCTGCCCGGCAAGGACGGCCTGCTGCACGTCACCGAGGTGCGCAAGCTCGCCGGTGGCAAGCGCGTCGAGAACGTCGACGACGTGCTCTCGGTCGGTCAGAAGATCCTCGTGAAGATCACGAAGATCGACGACCGCGGCAAGCTCTCGCTCGAGCCCGTGATCGACGAGGCCCCCGCGGCCGACGCCGCTCCGGCCGAGGAGGCCGCGGCCAAGTAA
- a CDS encoding NUDIX domain-containing protein: MAWVTHESDTVYANRWIEVREDKVTGPGGDDGIYGVVRMQHPAVFVVALDDEERVCLVTLERYTTGISVEVPAGGSDGEDPLVAARRELLEETGFTASEWHELGIMNALNGVADAPEHVFLARGLTASDPATAAESQREEGIDQVSWVPFADALAMIAEGRIRDGETIGALALAGIRLGRFR; the protein is encoded by the coding sequence ATGGCATGGGTCACTCACGAGTCCGACACCGTCTACGCCAACCGCTGGATCGAGGTACGCGAGGACAAGGTCACCGGCCCCGGCGGGGACGACGGCATCTACGGGGTCGTGCGGATGCAGCATCCCGCCGTCTTCGTGGTCGCGCTCGACGACGAGGAGCGCGTCTGTCTCGTCACCCTCGAGCGCTACACGACGGGGATCTCCGTCGAGGTGCCCGCCGGCGGCAGCGACGGCGAGGATCCGCTCGTCGCCGCGCGACGCGAACTCCTCGAGGAGACCGGGTTCACGGCATCCGAATGGCACGAGCTCGGCATCATGAACGCGCTCAACGGCGTCGCGGATGCTCCGGAGCACGTCTTCCTGGCCCGTGGACTGACCGCGTCCGACCCCGCGACGGCCGCGGAGAGTCAGCGCGAGGAGGGCATCGACCAGGTCTCCTGGGTGCCGTTCGCCGATGCGCTCGCGATGATCGCCGAGGGACGCATCAGGGACGGCGAGACGATCGGTGCCCTCGCCCTCGCCGGTATCCGCCTGGGACGATTCCGCTGA
- the dapA gene encoding 4-hydroxy-tetrahydrodipicolinate synthase: MTHSGNPFGQVLVALVTPMTADGEVDWPAVEKHIDDVITAGADGVVVTGTTGETSTLTDPEKLKLVEIGKSVSAGRAKIITGGGSNETAHAIELYKASEKAGADGIMIVTPYYNKPTQAGILTHFRLVADATDLPVILYDIPGRTGVPIKYETILRLAKHPNILAVKDAKGDFSEVSRVLNQTDLMYFSGDDANVLPHLAIGATGLIGVTANITATPYRTIVDAVNRGDLATATAEHKRLEPLVRAVMTHVPGTVAAKYILHGLGRISSPRVRLPLVGPEEWEAALIEDELDLVAGVPGADFSNFRPDRNAAAGGALPKVHGTTR; this comes from the coding sequence ATGACGCACTCGGGCAACCCTTTCGGACAGGTTCTCGTCGCGCTCGTCACTCCGATGACGGCCGACGGCGAAGTCGACTGGCCCGCCGTCGAGAAGCACATCGATGACGTCATCACCGCCGGTGCTGACGGTGTCGTCGTGACGGGAACGACCGGCGAGACCTCGACCCTCACGGACCCCGAGAAGCTGAAGCTCGTCGAGATCGGCAAGTCCGTCTCCGCCGGTCGCGCCAAGATCATCACGGGGGGCGGGTCGAACGAGACCGCCCACGCGATCGAGCTGTACAAGGCGAGCGAGAAGGCCGGCGCCGACGGCATCATGATCGTCACGCCGTACTACAACAAGCCGACTCAGGCCGGCATCCTCACGCACTTCCGTCTGGTGGCCGATGCCACCGACCTGCCGGTGATCCTGTACGACATCCCCGGGCGCACCGGTGTGCCGATCAAGTACGAGACCATCCTGCGCCTGGCGAAGCACCCGAACATCCTCGCGGTGAAGGACGCCAAGGGCGACTTCTCCGAGGTGAGCCGAGTGCTCAACCAGACCGATCTCATGTACTTCTCGGGTGATGACGCGAACGTGCTCCCGCACCTCGCCATCGGCGCGACGGGCCTGATCGGTGTGACCGCGAACATCACCGCGACTCCGTACCGCACGATCGTCGACGCCGTGAATCGGGGCGATCTCGCCACCGCGACCGCCGAGCACAAGCGTCTTGAGCCCCTCGTGCGCGCCGTGATGACCCACGTTCCCGGAACGGTCGCCGCCAAGTACATCCTCCACGGCCTCGGCCGGATCTCCAGCCCGCGCGTGCGTCTTCCGCTCGTCGGGCCGGAGGAGTGGGAGGCCGCACTCATCGAAGACGAGCTCGATCTCGTCGCCGGCGTCCCGGGCGCCGATTTCTCGAACTTCCGCCCCGACCGCAACGCGGCCGCCGGTGGTGCCCTGCCCAAGGTGCACGGCACGACGCGCTGA
- a CDS encoding DUF4395 domain-containing protein has translation MSSPAGIDPRGPRFAATITAVLLLIATFLGLTGLATARGVATFGWFAYHPRSDSTFTSGSQWVIADAPVSDRALDPAFLLTVVIALLFLWSILSPATAPWGVLFRRAIRPRLAPPTELEDPRPPRFAQGVGLFVVTIGLVLQLAGVPWALPIATATAFIAAFLNAAIGLCLGCQLYLLLQRAGLLGRTRTA, from the coding sequence ATGTCCTCTCCCGCCGGCATCGATCCCCGCGGTCCGCGTTTCGCCGCGACCATCACGGCCGTCCTGCTGCTGATCGCGACGTTTCTCGGACTCACCGGACTCGCGACGGCTCGGGGCGTGGCGACCTTCGGGTGGTTCGCCTACCACCCTCGCTCCGACTCGACGTTCACGTCCGGCAGCCAATGGGTGATCGCGGATGCACCGGTCTCGGATCGCGCACTCGATCCCGCCTTCCTTCTCACCGTGGTGATCGCGCTGCTCTTCCTCTGGAGCATCCTCTCCCCCGCGACCGCCCCGTGGGGAGTGCTCTTCCGCCGCGCGATCCGTCCGCGTCTCGCGCCCCCGACCGAGCTCGAAGACCCCCGTCCGCCGCGTTTCGCGCAGGGAGTCGGTCTGTTCGTCGTGACCATCGGCCTCGTCCTCCAGCTGGCAGGCGTGCCCTGGGCTCTCCCGATCGCCACCGCCACCGCGTTCATCGCCGCGTTCCTGAACGCCGCGATCGGCCTGTGCCTCGGCTGCCAGCTGTACCTGCTGCTCCAGCGCGCGGGACTCCTCGGACGCACGCGCACGGCCTGA